A single Marinobacter sp. es.042 DNA region contains:
- a CDS encoding 6-phosphofructokinase — MAIKNAFYAQSGGVTAVINASACGVIQTARKHPDKIGKVFAGRNGIIGALKEELIDTSLESDDAIQALIHTPGGAFGSCRHKLKNISENRREYERLIEVFRAHDIGYFFYNGGGDSQDTAYKVSQIADKMGYPITCIGVPKTVDNDLPFTDCCPGFGSVAKYIATSTLEASLDIKSMCETSTKVFILEVMGRHAGWIAASGGLAGQGEGEPPHVILFPEIPFNRDAFLERVDHCVKEYGYCVVVASEGAQYEDGRFLADAGAKDAFGHTQLGGVAPALANMVKQALGHKYHWAVADYLQRSARHIASATDVEQAYAVGKAAVEMALEGKQALMPTIVREQGKPYVWKIGEAPLSEVANQEKKMPIHFITDDGFGITQDCRDYLEPLIAGESFPPFDNGLPRVAKLQNTLTEKKLKTDFQL, encoded by the coding sequence ATGGCCATCAAGAATGCATTCTACGCTCAGTCCGGCGGTGTCACCGCCGTCATCAATGCCAGTGCCTGTGGCGTCATCCAGACCGCCCGCAAGCATCCGGACAAAATCGGCAAGGTGTTTGCCGGACGCAACGGCATTATCGGGGCGCTGAAGGAAGAACTGATCGATACCAGCCTCGAGAGCGACGATGCCATCCAGGCACTGATTCACACCCCGGGCGGCGCCTTCGGCTCCTGCCGTCACAAGCTCAAGAACATTTCCGAGAACCGGCGCGAGTACGAGCGCCTGATCGAGGTGTTCCGGGCCCACGACATTGGCTACTTCTTCTACAACGGCGGTGGGGATTCACAGGACACCGCCTACAAGGTTTCACAGATCGCCGACAAGATGGGCTATCCCATTACCTGCATCGGCGTGCCCAAGACCGTGGACAACGATCTGCCCTTCACCGACTGCTGCCCGGGCTTCGGTTCGGTTGCCAAATACATTGCCACGTCCACCCTGGAAGCCAGCCTGGACATCAAGTCCATGTGCGAAACGTCCACCAAGGTGTTCATCCTGGAAGTAATGGGGCGCCACGCCGGCTGGATTGCCGCATCCGGCGGCCTGGCAGGACAGGGCGAGGGCGAACCGCCCCACGTTATCCTGTTCCCGGAAATCCCGTTTAATCGCGACGCCTTCCTTGAGCGCGTGGATCATTGTGTGAAGGAATATGGCTACTGTGTAGTCGTGGCCTCCGAGGGTGCCCAGTACGAAGATGGTCGGTTCCTGGCGGACGCCGGAGCCAAGGACGCGTTTGGCCACACCCAGCTGGGAGGTGTTGCTCCGGCCCTGGCCAATATGGTCAAGCAGGCCCTGGGCCACAAATACCACTGGGCCGTTGCCGACTACCTTCAGCGCAGTGCCCGCCACATTGCCTCCGCCACCGACGTGGAGCAGGCCTATGCGGTTGGCAAGGCTGCCGTGGAAATGGCACTTGAGGGCAAGCAGGCTCTGATGCCCACGATCGTCCGCGAACAGGGCAAACCTTACGTCTGGAAGATCGGTGAGGCCCCGCTGAGCGAAGTGGCAAACCAGGAGAAAAAGATGCCGATCCACTTCATCACCGACGATGGCTTTGGTATCACCCAGGATTGCCGGGACTACCTGGAACCTCTGATTGCCGGTGAGAGTTTCCCGCCATTCGATAACGGCCTGCCGCGTGTTGCCAAACTCCAGAACACGCTGACCGAGAAGAAGCTGAAGACCGACTTCCAGCTGTAA
- a CDS encoding GrxA family glutaredoxin: protein MEQVTIYGRSSCGFCVQAKRLCEARNIPYVWVDMIEKGMSKQDIADKIGRPVYTVPQILVGNQYVGGFDQFYAYMRDQQSELSR, encoded by the coding sequence ATGGAGCAGGTCACGATTTATGGCCGCTCGAGTTGTGGTTTCTGCGTTCAGGCAAAGCGCCTGTGTGAGGCCAGGAACATTCCCTACGTCTGGGTCGATATGATCGAGAAGGGCATGAGCAAGCAGGATATCGCGGACAAGATTGGCCGGCCGGTTTATACCGTGCCGCAGATTCTGGTGGGCAACCAGTACGTGGGTGGGTTTGATCAGTTCTACGCCTATATGCGCGACCAGCAATCGGAGCTGTCCCGCTAA